The following coding sequences lie in one Arachis ipaensis cultivar K30076 chromosome B03, Araip1.1, whole genome shotgun sequence genomic window:
- the LOC110269412 gene encoding protein MAIN-LIKE 1-like codes for MSGGEVNVEENLNRLDKLHIAAHLFHKPTRVLTPHGTLVDVFMLEAEDPTMAIRRERLEPYLRRTGFYHASLIKRFEYDNPLISAFVERWRPETHTFHLPWGECTITLEDVAMQLGLPVDGQPVSGTLRLWSKFHQRDIWEWCHELLGEVPAGHVGTTKYNIKLKWLRTRLQQMPLNLDDNGLMQYARCYILYLLGGVLLPDKANNTVHVRYLPLLAEYDAIGTYSWGSAVLCWLYRAMCLATYYSVEGMAGCHTLLMSWIYYILPFWAPNVTTPYSFPLATRWAGKKGQNDYAEQRLLRHRLRLDNLQVDEFVWQPYLEPWILSRVPAEFLGHPHGDFYTAVVPLIFFRWIEILNVDRVLRQFGGKQGPPNPPLNIDTFHRQSARNDDGWWPVRLSEWFEVWANRRTDAYRLQIDRADTLRPSQDYYRWYSQRIRRFLSTPNALHDPRGDVVPADAPAEYGRGPVVNLPPVPRDHRRRRPRRVRVEDQAEHAEGEQDLPEQDRPSFEPDMGHHIPSHAPPAAVDYYYPQPVVSADPPSHLPFSKLCHIRVASRLGVHPKEVRKT; via the exons atgAGTGGGGGAGAGGTGAACGTGGAGGAAAATTTGAACCGGTTGGACAAACTTCACATAGCGGCACATTTATTCCATAAG CCCACACGTGTTCTTACTCCGCATGGCACGCTGGTTGATGTTTTCATGTTAGAGGCTGAGGATCCAACCATGGCAATTAGGCGGGAGAGGCTTGAGCCTTATCTGAGACGCACTGGATTTTATCATGCCTCGTTGATCAAGCGCTTCGAGTACGACAATCCACTTATTAGTGCCTTTGTCGAACGATGGCGACCGGAAACTCATACTTTTCATCTCCCTTGGGGTGAGTGTACCATAACCCTAGAAGATGTAGCCATGCAGTTAGGTCTACCTGTTGATGGTCAGCCTGTTAGCGGTACGTTAAGGTTATGGAGTAAGTTTCACCAAAGAGATATTTGGGAATGGTGTCATGAACTATTAGGTGAGGTTCCCGCAGGACACGTAGGGACAACGAAGTACAACATCAAGCTGAAGTGGCTCAGAACTCGTCTTCAACAGATGCCCCTTAACCTAGATGATAATGGCCTCATGCAGTATGCACGATGTTACATACTTTACCTGTTGGGAGGCGTCCTTCTTCCAGACAAGGCCAACAACACAGTCCATGTTCGATATCTGCCTTTACTGGCTGAGTATGATGCCATAGGCACCTACAGTTGGGGCAGTGCCGTCCTCTGTTGGTTATATCGTGCTATGTGCCTAGCAACATATTACAGTGTTGAGGGTATGGCCGGGTGTCACACGTTGCTCATGTCGTGGATATACTACATATTACCGTTTTGGGCCCCGAATGTCACCACACCCTACAGTTTTCCTTTAGCCACTAG GTGGGCAGGGAAAAAAGGACAAAATGACTATGCTGAGCAGCGCCTACTTAGGCACCGGTTGCGGTTGGATAATCTGCAGGTCGACGAG TTTGTTTGGCAACCGTACTTGGAGCCTTGGATTCTGTCTAGAGTTCCTGCCGAATTCCTCGGCCATCCGCATGGAGATTTCTATACCGCCGTTGTGCCGCTAATATTTTTCAGGTGGATTGAGATCCTAAATGTTGATCGGGTGTTGCGACAGTTTGGGGGAAAGCAAGGACCTCCAAACCCTCCGCTTAATATAGATACCTTCCATCGACAATCGGCTCGTAATGATGACGGATGGTGGCCGGTTCGACTATCCGAGTGGTTTGAGGTATGGGCCAACCGGCGCACGGATGCATACCGGCTGCAGATTGATCGTGCAGATACATTGCGTCCCAGTCAGGATTACTATAGGTGGTACTCTCAGAGAATAAGGAGGTTTCTGTCCACCCCTAATGCATTACATGACCCGAGAGGTGACGTTGTACCCGCAGACGCGCCGGCGGAGTATGGCAGAGGCCCCGTGGTTAATTTGCCTCCGGTTCCCCGAGACCATCGCCGTCGCCGTCCCCGGAGGGTCAGAGTTGAAGATCAAGCAGAACATGCGGAGGGTGAGCAAGATTTGCCTGAACAAGACCGACCCAGTTTTGAGCCTGACATGGGACACCATATTCCATCGCATGCTCCTCCAGCCGCAGTAGACTACTACTACCCGCAGCCGGTTGTATCAGCGGACCCCCCCAGCCATCTTCCATTCAGCAAGTTATGCCATATCAGAGTAGCTTCGAGGTTGGGGGTTCATCCCAAGGAGGTACGCAAGACTTGA